Below is a window of Streptomyces genisteinicus DNA.
CAGATGGTCGCGCCGCCGGGAGGGCGGCAGCGCCGCCCAGCCCGTCTGGGCGCCTCGGGCCCGCGTCAGGGCGCGGGCGATCGCCTCCGGCCCGTCGACCGGGTACGCGGCGATCTGCTCGCCGGTGGCGGGGGAGTGCGTGGTGAAGGCCGGGGCGTGCGGTGCGACGGCCGTGGTGGTGTCGGCTGTGCCGGAGTCCATCAGGAACCCCCCTGTGAGTCGAAGATACTGAAACTATTGAGTTGTTTCATCGGGCGTCAATACCGGGGGCGGAACAGAGGGCATGTGACGTCGCCAGGGAGCCGCCGCGGACCCCGGGCGGGACGCCGTCCGCCCCGGTCCCGCCGGGCCGTCGGACGGGGGTGGCGTTCCGTGTCCTGCGGCGAACGCCCCTGGCGACGGCCCGCGTTGGCTAGGCTGACGGAAGGGGCGACGGGTTCCCCGAGCTCGCGGCCGGGGCCCGGTCCGGCCCCGTTCGGCCGCGGTGGGGAACCGGCGCGGACACCACGGGGGGCACAGCGGTGGTCGGTTGGCGAGCACGAGCGGCGAACACCGCACCCGGCGAAGGCGGTTGTGCCCCGCGGGACGCCCGCCCGCCGCACCCCGCCCTGCTGCCCCCGCCGCACCGCTCGTGGCTCCGCACCGCCGCCGTGGCCGCCGCGCTGGTGGTCGCCGCGCTCGGCCTCCTGTACGCGGGCTCCGGCGCTCCCGGCACGGTGGACGCGTGGATCGCGTCGGCCGTGTACGCCGAGGAGGGGTCCGCGAGGAGCGCGGCGCTCGCCACGGACTTCCTCGGGGAGCCCGTGGGCGCGGCCGTGCTGGTCGCGGCCGCGGTGACGGTGTGCCTGCTGCGCCGGCGGCCCCGTGCGGCGGTGCTCGCGGTGGCCGGCCCCGGCGCGGCCGTGGCCGTGACGAAACTGCTCAAGCCCCTGGTGGGACGCACCATCCATGACGGGCACCTGTCCTACCCGAGCGGGCACACCGCCTTCCTCACGGCACTCGCCGTCGTGGTGGCCCTGCTGGCCGCCGGCCGGCCCGGCACCGGCAGGGGGCGCGGCACCGCGCTCCTGGCCGGCGCGGCGGTGGCCGCCGGGGCGGCCATGGGGTGGGCCCAGGTCGCGCTGGGCGCGCACTACGCGACCGACGCCGCCGGCGGCTGGTGCACCGCACTGGCGGTCGTCCCGGCGACCGCGTGGCTGCTCGACCGCATGGCGTCCGCCGGCCGGCGCGGGCGCGCCTGACGCGACGCCACGGCTCACTCCGGCGGGCAAAGTTCCCAGGCATCGGCGCGAGCGGCGCCCGGCCTGCGCCCGGTCCGCGCCCCCGGCCGCCGGGTCGCGCCCCGGGGTGCGCGTCCGTGTGATGTCGCGTCACCGGTCCTGTGGCGTTCCCCGTGTGACGCGGGGGCACCTGCCTGGCCCGCCGCGGGCGCGGCGAGCCCCGCCCCCGCCCCCGCGAGGTTCACACGGTGCGGCGGAACACCGGTTTCACCGGCCGGCCCCCGGTCCACGGAGTGGGGTCTCCGGCGTCCAGCGCCTTCCGGTACACCGTGCAGGCTTCGGCCACCACGTCGACGGTGTGGGCGATGTCGGCCTCGTCGAGCGCGGCGCTCACCACGAAGGACGGTGCCAGCACGCCGCCCGCCAGCAGGTGGCGGAGGAAGAGGGTGCGGTACTCCTGCGACGGCTGCCCGGCCTCGTCGAGCGTCGCGAAGACCAGGTTGCTGGCCCGGCCCCGCACGAGGAGGTGCTCGCCGACCCCCGCGCTCGCCGCGGCGTTGCGCACCCCGGCGGCGAGCCGCTCGCCGAGGGCGTGCAGCCGGGCGGTGACGCCCTCCTCGGTGTAGACGGTCTGCACGGCCATCGCCGCCGCGAGGGTGTGGGTCTCCGCCCCGTGGGTGGTGGACAGCAGGAAGACCCGCTCACCGGAGTGCCGCAGCCCGCCGAGTTCCATCAGCTCGCGGCGCCCGGCGAGGGCGGAGACGGCGAAGCCGTTGCCGAGCGCCTTGCCGAAGGTGGAGAGGTCGGGGACGACTCCGTACAGGCCCTGCGCGCCGGCCTCGGACCAGCGGAACCCGGTGATCATCTCGTCGAAGACGAGCACGCAGCCGTGCCGGTCGGCCAGTTCGCGCAGTCCCGCGAGATATCCCGGCGGCGGCTCGCTGTGGGTGGCCGGTTCGAGGATCAGGCAGGCGACCTCGCCCGCGTACCGGGTGAGCACCGCCTCGGCGGCGGCCAGG
It encodes the following:
- a CDS encoding phosphatase PAP2 family protein — its product is MVGWRARAANTAPGEGGCAPRDARPPHPALLPPPHRSWLRTAAVAAALVVAALGLLYAGSGAPGTVDAWIASAVYAEEGSARSAALATDFLGEPVGAAVLVAAAVTVCLLRRRPRAAVLAVAGPGAAVAVTKLLKPLVGRTIHDGHLSYPSGHTAFLTALAVVVALLAAGRPGTGRGRGTALLAGAAVAAGAAMGWAQVALGAHYATDAAGGWCTALAVVPATAWLLDRMASAGRRGRA
- a CDS encoding glutamate-1-semialdehyde 2,1-aminomutase; protein product: MDTEEFRLPRSRAANERLHALVPGGAHTYAKGDDQYPEGLAPVIDHGLGAHVWDVDGNRYVEYGSGLRSVSLGHAHPRVTEAVRRRLGTGGNFVRPSVVEIEAAERFLATVPTAEMVKFAKNGSDATTAAVRLARAATGRSRVAVCADHPFFSTDDWFIGTTPMSAGIPDATNELTVSFPYGDLAAAEAVLTRYAGEVACLILEPATHSEPPPGYLAGLRELADRHGCVLVFDEMITGFRWSEAGAQGLYGVVPDLSTFGKALGNGFAVSALAGRRELMELGGLRHSGERVFLLSTTHGAETHTLAAAMAVQTVYTEEGVTARLHALGERLAAGVRNAAASAGVGEHLLVRGRASNLVFATLDEAGQPSQEYRTLFLRHLLAGGVLAPSFVVSAALDEADIAHTVDVVAEACTVYRKALDAGDPTPWTGGRPVKPVFRRTV